Part of the Leptospira montravelensis genome, AAAATTCCACCGAACAAGACAAAGGTGTATTTTGTATCTCCACCAAAAGACAAAAGGTTTGCTGCGGAATAGAACATTCTGAACAAAGTATCATCACCTTTAGATAAGAAGTATTCTAAGGTTTTGGGGAACAATGGAAACAAGAGAGAAAAACCCATCATGTCAGTAAAAACAATCAGGAAAAGTATGAACTTGATTCGTTTTGGGGACGTACTCATCTAGACTAATCTCTAAGCACAAATAAAAAAAGCCACAGAAAACTCTGTGGCCTCTTCTTAAATTTCACAATCAAAAATAAAAAACTATTTCGTTTTTGCTTTTTCGATCAAAACTTTTAGTTCATCTAACGTTTGTTTTAACTTTTCTTTCACTTGAGGTGGGATTGCCGTATCAATTTGTTGGTAAATTGATTGGTAATTTGCCTGAAGTTTAGCAAGCACTTCATCATAACTTGCATTTGTTTTCCCGATAGCTCCTTGTGCATCTGCTATCGTTTTACTTAAAAGGTCACGAATCTTTTGGGACTCAGCTGACTTGTCCAATTCTCCTTTCGATTTAAGATCATTATAAACTTTCTCTAAATCAACAACTGCAGTTTTTAACTTTTCTTCACCGGAACGAAAGAGTGCGATTCCAGCATTGACAACATCCATAACCAATTTTTCCATACAACTTCCCTATAAAGGGGAAAGACCCCTATTTTTGGATTCTAAGTTTAGGAAAATTGATATGGGATTACAATTAAAAAATTCGAATGTACGGATTTTCTATGTGACATAGTTAAGTAAAGGTCTCCCTTCTCCTTAACTGTTTTCGATAAGCTTTTTGATTTGGTCTCGGATTTTTGCTGCGGTTTCGTAATCTTCAGTTTTTAAAGCGTTTTCCAAAGTTTCTT contains:
- a CDS encoding phasin-related domain-containing protein produces the protein MEKLVMDVVNAGIALFRSGEEKLKTAVVDLEKVYNDLKSKGELDKSAESQKIRDLLSKTIADAQGAIGKTNASYDEVLAKLQANYQSIYQQIDTAIPPQVKEKLKQTLDELKVLIEKAKTK